In Pseudothermotoga sp., the genomic window ACTGATGGTGGTCATCAACAGTGTGTCTCTGTTGATGATGTGACTCACTTCGTGCGCAACGACGCCTTCCGTTTCCTCCCTGTTCAAATTCTTCAGCAGGCCAGACGTCACACAGATTGCACTGCTTTCCCTCCTGAATCCCGTCGCAAAAGCGTTGATGTTCTCATCCTCCATCACGTAGAGCTTCGGAACTTCTTTCAACCCAGCCGCGAGACACACCTCTTCAACGATGTTTTGAAGTTGCTTTTCTTCGAAATCTTTTTCATTGATGGGCCTTGCTCCTACGGATCTTAAAACCAACGAAGCGCCCGAACTGGTTCCAACGAGCGTTTGGATCAAAGCGATGAAGATCAGAACGATCGTTCCCGCAGGAAAAACTCCAAACAGAGCGTCTATCAAAAGGCCAAGAATCCCCATCATGAGAATGAAAACCGAAACGAGCAAGTATGTGTTTCTGATGTTCCTCTTGTGAAGTTCTACAAAATCCATCGCACCACCTCCCCTTTGCCCGATCCTATCACAAAAATAAAACCCCGCTCAAGCGGGGTTGCACTCTGCAAAGTTGATCAGAACGAAAGATCCACTTTGGGTGTTTCCTTCTCGGTGGCAGCAGCTTCGAAGAACGGAAAGGCTTTGAAATTGAACATCCTCGCTACGATGTTGGTTGGGAACATCTCGATGGACGTGTTGTACTTCATCACCGTGTCGTTGTAGAACTGTCTAGCGTAGCTGATCCTATTTTCCGTGCTGGTGAGCTCCTCCATGAGCTGTTTCACCTGCTCGTTCGCCTTCAGTTCAGGATATCTCTCGAACACGGCGAGCAGTCGAGCCAGTGCACCAGAAAGCTCGCCTTCAGCCTTTATACGATCGTCTATCGAACCACCAGAAACAGCTTTGGCACGTGCGTTGATCACGGCTTCCAAAGTTTCTTTCTCAAACTTCATATAACCCTTCACGGAATTCACCAAGTTTGGAATGAGATCGTGCCTTCTTTTGAGCTGAACATCGATCTGACTCCACGCATTTTCAACACGCTTTTTCTTCGAAACTAGTGAGTTGTAAGTGCCGATGAACCAGACGATCAATATCAAAACGATCGCTACGATGATTCCAACAATGAGCATACGAACACCTCCGAAAGCTAATATACCACAAAAATAAAACCCCGGCCGAAGCCGGGGTAAAGAACTATTACCAACAAACTTCAGAACGACACGCCTAGGCTCCAACCAACCGTAACTTTCGATCCTTCGTAAGAAGCACTGACGGTATGACTAAGCAACTCTGTCTTCCAGCTGGCATAACCAACGAAGTTCAACTTTGTAAGGTCTGTGATGTTTGGCAGGATGAAATCAGCACCGAGTGTGACTGGGCTCAGAGCGGTTGTTACCAAGGCTATTCCAAGTTCGTTACCTTTTGCAAATACGAAACTGCCTTTAAATTTTTCAATACCGAAATCAACACCGAACAAGTAATCTTTGAGCATACCCGTGAGAGTACCAGCGCCTGCATCGAGTGCAACATAACCAAAACCTTTCAAAGTGGCATTTTTAATTTCGAGCGCTTTCGCAAGATCTATTGTTGCACCAGCGCTAATTTCGGGGAATTTACCTGCTCCGGCAGAAACGATACCCTTTGCCAACAAAGTCAAACCAAGGAACGAGAAACTCAAGCTGTTGTAAACATCAACATCGATTGATGTAGCTGCTGGCGTATAGGCATAGACGGTCAAAGAATCTTTCAATTCACCGGATGCGATATCAAATTTCAGTGCTACTGCATCTGTTCTGTTTCTGGAGGTGAAGCTTGGTGGTGTTACAATCCAGCTGAAGTTGCTACCTGTTGCCAGAGTATAGCCTCTGGACAACTTACCAACTTGCAGTGTTACTGTGAAAGCATCTGAAACGTACAGCTTCTGCCATACGTATGTACCCCAGTTAAGGTCAATTTGCATATTGACATCGGACGCTGGAGCTGTTCCTGGAAAGTTTCTTTCGAATGTGACAACAAAACCAGTCATGGTTGCAGAATCAGAAGATCTCATGTCGAGTGTAGCGAAAGGTTCAACTGCTACACTGAAAGTATTAGCCGAAGCGTCGTAAGTCAACTTCGGTGTCACGAAGAACCGACCAGTGATACTCACAGCGCCGAAAGCTGCAACTGTTACCAGGGCGACCAGTAAAACAAGCAGTTTCCTCATAACTCAACACCCTCCTTCACTTGTAATTTTTTACCCCAAGTGGGGTTCACATTGCACCCACGATCATGGCGGCGACTGCCAATATTATAGCCCCTATGACTGCGCCGGTGAGTGCCGCGTTAGCTTTGGAGAGATCTTCTATCTTTTTGAGAAGTTCGGCTTTGACATCTTCGATCGATTTCGTCGTGGCTTGGAACTTTTCGTTCGTCTCAGATTTCAAAGATGCCACTGCTGCGTTCGTATCTTCTTTCACTGCGAACAAGCCATCCCTCAACTCTGAAAGCTGTGTGTTTATGGAATCGATCTGGTCGAGTACGTAGTCGATTTGCTCTTCGTGCTGTGACTGGAAATCTTTCAAAGCGGCTTCAAGCTGTGACAGCTTCGAACTCAGCTGATTTTTGAGCTCTTCGATCTTCTTTG contains:
- a CDS encoding LemA family protein — its product is MLIVGIIVAIVLILIVWFIGTYNSLVSKKKRVENAWSQIDVQLKRRHDLIPNLVNSVKGYMKFEKETLEAVINARAKAVSGGSIDDRIKAEGELSGALARLLAVFERYPELKANEQVKQLMEELTSTENRISYARQFYNDTVMKYNTSIEMFPTNIVARMFNFKAFPFFEAAATEKETPKVDLSF